From a region of the Alnus glutinosa chromosome 1, dhAlnGlut1.1, whole genome shotgun sequence genome:
- the LOC133853821 gene encoding uncharacterized protein LOC133853821, producing MRPQQSSQHQRLNQVTETANGIGPQHHNILVPESLTSFSLQTIQTHGLLNQTGRQNIPCLSSGTNAQQTQILNSQTEREIGVGKNRVEIPDLCETSLRGFKEKGPVEGHRREAKHHLLGEPSLSSKRSRRETIRPERSLQEEDVTSQSEGNEVENSNISNPSNTRPVKNAVYDPTFEGVGLPVDPHLRLFASC from the exons ATGCGGCCTCAACAATCATCTCAGCATCAAAGGCTCAATCAAGTTACTGAGACAGCTAATGGAATTGGTCCTCAGCATCACAACATCTTGGTCCCTGAATCTTTGACGTCCTTTAG TTTGCAGACCATCCAAACCCACGGATTGTTGAATCAAACTGGTAGACAAAATATCCCCTGCCTTAGTTCTGGCACAAATGCTCAGCAAACGCAAATCCTGAACTCACAAACAGAACGA GAAATTGGGGTTGGAAAGAACAGAGTGGAAATCCCTGATCTATGTGAAACATCACTGAGAGGCTTCAAAGAG AAAGGACCGGTGGAAGGACATAGACGGGAAGCAAAACACCATTTGTTGGGAGAACCATCGTTGTCATCTAAACGCTCCAGG AGGGAAACAATAAGGCCAGAAAGGAGTTTACAAGAAGAGGATGTGACTTCTCAATCTGAAGGAAATGAAGTCGAAAACTCTAATATTTCCAATCCTTCTAATACAAG GCCTGTCAAGAATGCTGTTTATGATCCAACATTTGAAGGGGTTGGTCTACCTGTTGACCCTCATCTCCGGCTATTTGCCTCATGCTAG
- the LOC133853830 gene encoding uncharacterized protein LOC133853830 encodes MGAEAEEREKQGTEKPSPNSITEAQFLSWKRQKDADASARKAEATRKRAEDIAAGTVQMNGRELFLHEPWVFDDAHY; translated from the exons aTGGGGGCGGAAGCAGAAGAGCGGGAAAAGCAGGGAACTGAGAAGCCAAGTCCCAATTCCATCACGGAGGCTCAGTTTCTCTCTTGGAAGCGACAGAAG GATGCGGATGCATCAGCTAGAAAAGCTGAAGCAACAAGGAAACGTGCAGAGGATATCGCTGCTGGAACAGTCCAAATGAATGGGCGGGAGCTGTTTCTGCATGAGCCTTGGGTTTTTGATGACGCTCATTATTGA